ACTGCTCTGGATAATTGGGAAACTGCAATTACCGGAACATTTAATTCTCTTGCTAACCCTTTAAGAGAACGAGAAATTTCTGAAATTTCCTGTTGTCTATTTTCTACTCTACCAGAACTTGTAATCAACTGCAAATAATCTATGATAATTAAGCCAAGATCATGCTGTGCTTTTAGTCTCCTGGCTTTAGCTTTAATTTCTAAACAAGTAATCCCGGCTGTATCGTCAATAAAAATGGGAGCAGCTGCTAACCGGCCTGCTGCCATAGAAAGAGTAGGCCAATCTGATTCTGCTAATCTCCCCTTTCTCAAACTATGGGCATCAACTCTAGCCTCTGAACAAAGCACTCTTTGAACTAATTGGGATTTTGACATTTCCAAGCTAAAAAGGGCAACCGGTATATTTTTTTGAACTGCAATATATTGGGCAACATTCATACAAAAGGCTGTTTTACCCATGCCAGGCCTACCGGCAATAACAATAAGCTCGGAAGGTTGAAATCCGGTAGTAATATCATCAAACTCATCAAAACCACTAGGAATACCGGTAATAAACTCTTCTCTGTGGTATAAATTTTCAATCTTCTCAAAACTATCTTGAAGTATCTCTTTAATAGGAACGAAAGATTGCCCTAAATTTCTCTCTGAAACCTCAAAGATCAAATGCTCTGCTTTATCCAGTAAAATCTTAGCATCTTCTTTTTCTTCATAACCCATAGAAATAATTTTAGTAGCATTATTAATTAAATTGCGTAAAATAGATTTCTCTTCGATAATTTTAATGTAGTGCTCAATGTTTGCTGCAGTAGGAACACTATTAATTAAGTTAGTTAGGTAGGTAACTCCTCCAATTTTCTCTAATAAGTTTTTCCGATTCAAATCCTCGGTAAGGGTAACTAAATCAACCCCCCTGCTCTTTTCAAAAAGCTCAAGAATAGACTTAAAGATATTTTGGTGAGCTTTGTTGTAAAAATCTTCTGGTCTTAAAATATCAACACTGTGTAAAATAGCATC
The sequence above is drawn from the Candidatus Atribacteria bacterium genome and encodes:
- the dnaB gene encoding replicative DNA helicase; the encoded protein is MELGRNPPQNISAEQAALGSMLLQEDAILHSVDILRPEDFYNKAHQNIFKSILELFEKSRGVDLVTLTEDLNRKNLLEKIGGVTYLTNLINSVPTAANIEHYIKIIEEKSILRNLINNATKIISMGYEEKEDAKILLDKAEHLIFEVSERNLGQSFVPIKEILQDSFEKIENLYHREEFITGIPSGFDEFDDITTGFQPSELIVIAGRPGMGKTAFCMNVAQYIAVQKNIPVALFSLEMSKSQLVQRVLCSEARVDAHSLRKGRLAESDWPTLSMAAGRLAAAPIFIDDTAGITCLEIKAKARRLKAQHDLGLIIIDYLQLITSSGRVENRQQEISEISRSLKGLARELNVPVIAVSQLSRAVEQRIERRPRLSDLRESGAIEQDADLVVFLYREEYYKAKTEKKGIAEVIISKQRNGPTGQIDLAFVKEYAKFENLARIPEENSEY